Sequence from the Streptomyces sp. NBC_00440 genome:
ATGCCCGCGGAGAAGAGCGCGAAACTCATGCGGCGGTAGCCGGGGCGGCCGGGGGTGAGCTGCTCGGGCAGGGACGGCGCGGCGGAGGCACTCACGGTGGTGAGTGCCCCGGTACTGGCAGGAGGCATACCCCGAACATAGGTCCGGGGTTCTCATGCGTCCAATGCATGGACTGGCCATAATCGTTCCCATGGCGCATCAGCACAGCTCACAGCCGCGGCTGTCACCCAGTAGTTACGAAGAAGACATCCAGCTCCTGCTCGCGCCCCGGCTGGCGTACTTCGCGGCGGTCGCGCGTCACGAGCATGTCACCCGGGCCGCACACGAGTTGTCGGTCCCGCAGTCCACACTGTCGCGTGCCATGGTCAGACTCGAAACGGACCTGGGCGTGGCGCTGTTCGCGCGCCGGGGCCGCTCCGTCTCGCTGACGCCCGCGGGCCGGACCTTCCTGTCGACCGTGGAGCGGGCGCTCACGGAGGTCGAGCGGGCCGCGGACTCCGTACGGGCGGACGCCGACCCCGCTTCCGGCCGGATCACCTTCGGCTTCCTGCACACCCTGGGCCCCGAGACCGTGCCCGGGCTGATCCGCGCCTTCCGGGCCGACCACCCGAGGGTGCGGTTCCAGCTCGTCCAGAACTACGGCGAGGCGATGATCAAACGGCTGCGCGCCGGGGAGCTCGACCTCTGTCTGACCTCCCCGGTGCCGGACGCGCCCGATCTGGTCGCCCGGCGTCTGGACGAGCAACGGCTGCGGCTCGTGGTGCCGGACGACCACCGGCTCGCCGGGCGCAGACGGGTCAGGCTCGCCGAGGCCGCCGACGAGGCCTTCGTGACGCTGGAGCCGGGGTTCGGGCTGCGCCGCATCACCGACGACCTGTGCGCCGAGGCCGGATTCACCCCGCGGATCGCCTTCGAGGGCGAGGAGGCGGAGACGCTGCGCGGGCTGGTCGCCGCAGGGCTCGGAGTGGCGCTGCTGCCACCGCCCGCGGTGGCCAGGCCGGGCGTGGTGGAGCTGGCGGTGACCGCGCCGCGGGCGGTGCGGGAGATCGGGGTGGCATGGCTGGACGGACATCCGGACACGGCCCCGGTGGCAGCGTTCAAGCAGTTCCTGCTGGCGCGGCGGGGGCGGCTGCTGCCGGAGTAGCACCGGGAACGCCCCGCCGCCCCCACCCCCCGACGCCCCGCTACTGGAGCGTCCGGCCGAACCCCGCGGCGAGCGGCATCCGCAGCCCCAGCGGCGGCGGCGCCGCGAACGCGTCCACCACCGGCCGCGCGTACGCGTGCGAGAACAGCGCCCCCCGTACGAAGTCCGAAGCCAGCGCCACCACTTCGGACCGGTGCTGGCGCAGGGAGTGCCCGTCGGAGTGGACCTCGAAGCGGCAGGTGTCGCGGTTGGTCTTCTTGGCGCGTTCCGCGAGCCGGTAGGAGAGTTCGGGGTCGGAGCGGGCGTCCGTGGTGCCGTGCACGATGAGGACCTGCCGCCCCACCAGCTGCTTCACCGGTTCGGGCTCGGCGGCCACGTCGTCGTCGGGCAGCCACGGGGCGACGGCCAGGACCGAGGTGACCGCGTGGTGGCCCGCGGTGTGCAGCGCGGCGCGGCCGCCCATGCCGTGGCCCGCCAGGCAGACCGGGACGTCGCCGTACCGCCGCAGCGCCTCGTCCACCGCCCAGGACGCGTCCTCGGCGAGGTGTGCGTCCGTACCGTTCCAGCCGCGGAAGCGGTAGCGCACGACATGGGCCGCGAGCCCGTCGCCCCGGCCCGCGCGGGCCAGCCTGCGGGCCGGCGGGCGCAGGGACGCGTACGGCAGGGGGGAGGAGCGGCGCCGGGAGACCGGGTCGCCGTCGGGGAGCAGCAGGACCACACCGCTGACCGCGGACTGTGTCCCGCCTGCCCCAACTGCCCGTCCCAGCCTGGCTTCCGGCGGGGCTGGTGCTTGCTGTGCCATAACGGAACAGTCTCAGAAGCGGAGGTGTACTCCACCCTTCCGAACGGTCACTGTTACATATCGACGGGGCACGATCTACGCGCGTAGGGGCTAAAGTGCCCAGATGACGAGCCAGACCATGCAATCGCCCACCACGGATCAGATCGGCCGAGCTCCGAAGGTGCTCCTGCACGATCACCTCGACGGGGGCCTGCGCCCCGGCACGATCATCGAGATCGCCCGCGCGACCGGGTACACGGCTCTCCCCGAGACGGACGCCGACAAGCTCGGCGTCTGGTTCCGCGAAGCGGCCGACTCCGGTTCGCTGGAGCGGTATCTGGAGACCTTCGCGCACACCTGCGCCGTCATGCAGACCCGCGAGGCGCTGGTGCGCGTCGCCGCCGAGTGCGCCGAGGACCTCGCCAAGGACGGCGTCGTGTACGCCGAGGTCCGGTACGCCCCCGAGCAGCACCTGGAGGGCGGTCTCACCCTCGAAGAGGTCGTGGAGGCCGTGAACGAGGGGTTCCGCGAGGGCGAGCGGCTGGCCAGGGAGAACGGCGACCGGATCCGGGTCGGCGCCCTGCTCACCGCGATGCGGCACGCGGCCCGCGCCCTGGAGATCGCCGAACTCGCCAACCGCTACCGGGATCTGGGCGTCGTCGGCTTCGACATCGCGGGCGCCGAGGCCGGCTTCCCTCCCACCCGTCACCTGGACGCCTTCGAGTATCTGAAGCGGGAGAACAACCACTTCACCATCCACGCGGGTGAGGCCTTCGGGCTGCCGTCGATCTGGCAGGCGCTCCAGTGGTGCGGCGCGGACCGGCTCGGGCACGGGGTGCGGATCATCGACGACATCGAGGTCGCCGACGACGGCACGGTGAAGCTGGGGCGCCTCGCCTCGTACGTACGGGACAAGCGGATCCCGCTGGAGATGTGCCCCACCTCGAACCTGCAGACCGGCGCCGCCGACTCGTACGGCGAGCACCCCATCGGGCTGCTGCGGAAGCTGCACTTCCGGACCACCGTCAACACGGACAACCGGCTGATGTCGGGTACCACCATGACCCATGAATTCGAGCACCTGGTCGACGCGTTCGGCTACACGCTCGACGACATGCAGTGGTTCACGGTCAATGCGATGAAATCCGCATTCATTCCTTTCGATGAACGCCTTGCCATGATCAACGACGTCATCAAGCCCGGATACGCGGAGCTCAAGGCCGAGTGGCTCTTCCGTCAGACCGCTGTGACCAGTGGTTCCGCGGCTGGGGCGCGCTGACCATACCGTCGAACGGGCGGCCGGGAGCGACTTTCCCGGCCGCTTCGCCGCGTTTGCGGGGGGCGTGCCGGGCTGGCTACCTTGCGTAGCCGCTCAATTCCCCCTCCCCTCGCATCACAAGGACGTTCTCCTCATGAAGCAGTCTGCTGCCAAGACCCTCGGTGTCGCCGTTCTCGGTGCCGCTTTCGCCGCGACCGCCGCCGGTACCGCCTCTGCGTCCGTCGTACCGGTCACTCCGGACGTGACGGGCACGCTGGGTTCGGTCACCAGCACGCTCCCGCTGGACCAGGTCACGTCGAAGATCCCGGCCGGCAAGGGGAACTCCGTGCAGTCCGGACAGCACACGGTCGGCGGTGCGAAGCGGGCGCTCCAGGGCAGTAGCGGCAACAAGGGCCTCCTCGGCGGTCTGCCGACCGGGACCGTGACGGACGCGGTGGGCAGCATCGGCCGCTGACACCCGGCAGCCCCCCCCGGCACAGCCGAAGACGGGGCGCACACCCGTCCCAGGGGTGTGCGCCCCGTCTGTCGTGTACGGGTCCCGGACCGCCGGGCGGGCTCCGGACTACCAGGCCGCCGACGGCGACTTCTCGCCGGGCAGCAGGATCCACAGCGCCAGATACAGCAGGAACTGCGGCCCCGGCAGCAGGCAGGAGACGACGAAGATCACGCGCATGGTGGTCGCAGAGGTGCCGAAGCGCCGAGCCAGCGCTGCGCACACTCCGCCGAGGACACGGCCTTCACGGGGGCGGGCAAGTGCGGACATGTGGGGCTCCTTCGCGAAGCGTTGCGGGAGCGGCTCCGTCGCGCTCCCTGTACATCCATCATGACGCGCCGTGGTGGAAGGAGCATCGCTCTACGGTGCGATCCCGACCCTGGGAATCGTCGGGGTGGCTCCCTGAAGGGGCTCATCCGGAAGGACGGCGGCCCGTTCCGAGCGCTCCACCCCCCGGCGCCGCAGCCGGCACCGCACGGCGGGCACCACGAGTACGTGCGCCACGGCGACGCCCGCCGTGTTGAGCAGCAGCGAGTCCACATCGACCACCTGCCCGGGCACTCCGGTCTGCAGCAGCTCGATGGCCAGCGAGATCAGCGCGCCCGCCGCGACCGTGCGGGCCAGCGAGGCCCAGGGCGACACCCGCAGCCGGCCGCCGGCCAGCGGCAGCAGCACCCCCAGCGGGGCGAGCAGCAGCAGCGCCTCACCGATCCTGCGGGTCGCCTGCAGGGCGCCCAGAGCGAGATCCGCTCTGATGCCGGCGAACGGCGTGAAGTTCGAGGCGGTCACCCACATCACGTCCAGCGGGCGCAGGGTCAGCCAGCCGACAATCAGAAGATGCGCGGCGAGGAGGACAACCCCCACGACGCGAAAACGGATGACGGAGCGACCGCCCGTACCTTGACGCACACCACACAGGACGCGGCTACCGGTGGGATCGGTTCCGCTGACTTTGTCACCGTGCCGTCACCGAATCCCCACTGGGCCCGCACCGGTACCGGGCGCGGGGCGGGGCACTGCGGCACTACCGCCGCAGGTCGCCCAGCTCCGGGTCGGCGTCCGGCCGGGTCTTCAGCTGCTGGGTGCAGGAGTACGCGCGCGGCGGATCCCCGTCCGGGCCGCCGAGCACCACCGAGCCGTCCGTCTCCGCCGCCGCGCTCTCCGCGTACGTACAGACGATCTGGGCCAGCGCGTTGGCCGGCAGGTCCGCCGGGTCGCGGCTCAGCCGCAGCGCACCCGCGGGGTCGCTCTTGCGCCCCTCGCTCACGGACAGGGAGTCCTGCACATCGGTGCTGAACCCGGCCTCCTTCTCGGTCACGGTGGGCTTCTCGCGCAGCTCGTCGAGGAGCTTCTCCGCGACCCGCACACCGTCGGAGAGGGTGCGGCCCTCCGCTATCTGCACCGTGCGGTCGACGGGGACGAGCCGGCTCCCGCAGACCAGATAGACCCGGACCGGGATGCCCTGCGGCGCCTGCGCCGTGTCACCGTCCGCGGGGAGGTTGCACGGCACCCGCGACGGCGCGGCGCCGGCGTCCACCGGTACGGAGGTGTCCCGGATGCCGCACCCGGCCGTCAGGGCACACAGAGCGGCCAGGCCCATCAGTATCGCTGCGGGTTTCGTTCGT
This genomic interval carries:
- a CDS encoding VanZ family protein, giving the protein MRQGTGGRSVIRFRVVGVVLLAAHLLIVGWLTLRPLDVMWVTASNFTPFAGIRADLALGALQATRRIGEALLLLAPLGVLLPLAGGRLRVSPWASLARTVAAGALISLAIELLQTGVPGQVVDVDSLLLNTAGVAVAHVLVVPAVRCRLRRRGVERSERAAVLPDEPLQGATPTIPRVGIAP
- a CDS encoding adenosine deaminase: MTSQTMQSPTTDQIGRAPKVLLHDHLDGGLRPGTIIEIARATGYTALPETDADKLGVWFREAADSGSLERYLETFAHTCAVMQTREALVRVAAECAEDLAKDGVVYAEVRYAPEQHLEGGLTLEEVVEAVNEGFREGERLARENGDRIRVGALLTAMRHAARALEIAELANRYRDLGVVGFDIAGAEAGFPPTRHLDAFEYLKRENNHFTIHAGEAFGLPSIWQALQWCGADRLGHGVRIIDDIEVADDGTVKLGRLASYVRDKRIPLEMCPTSNLQTGAADSYGEHPIGLLRKLHFRTTVNTDNRLMSGTTMTHEFEHLVDAFGYTLDDMQWFTVNAMKSAFIPFDERLAMINDVIKPGYAELKAEWLFRQTAVTSGSAAGAR
- a CDS encoding alpha/beta hydrolase, with translation MAQQAPAPPEARLGRAVGAGGTQSAVSGVVLLLPDGDPVSRRRSSPLPYASLRPPARRLARAGRGDGLAAHVVRYRFRGWNGTDAHLAEDASWAVDEALRRYGDVPVCLAGHGMGGRAALHTAGHHAVTSVLAVAPWLPDDDVAAEPEPVKQLVGRQVLIVHGTTDARSDPELSYRLAERAKKTNRDTCRFEVHSDGHSLRQHRSEVVALASDFVRGALFSHAYARPVVDAFAAPPPLGLRMPLAAGFGRTLQ
- a CDS encoding LysR family transcriptional regulator, which codes for MAHQHSSQPRLSPSSYEEDIQLLLAPRLAYFAAVARHEHVTRAAHELSVPQSTLSRAMVRLETDLGVALFARRGRSVSLTPAGRTFLSTVERALTEVERAADSVRADADPASGRITFGFLHTLGPETVPGLIRAFRADHPRVRFQLVQNYGEAMIKRLRAGELDLCLTSPVPDAPDLVARRLDEQRLRLVVPDDHRLAGRRRVRLAEAADEAFVTLEPGFGLRRITDDLCAEAGFTPRIAFEGEEAETLRGLVAAGLGVALLPPPAVARPGVVELAVTAPRAVREIGVAWLDGHPDTAPVAAFKQFLLARRGRLLPE
- a CDS encoding ATP-binding protein; the encoded protein is MKQSAAKTLGVAVLGAAFAATAAGTASASVVPVTPDVTGTLGSVTSTLPLDQVTSKIPAGKGNSVQSGQHTVGGAKRALQGSSGNKGLLGGLPTGTVTDAVGSIGR
- a CDS encoding PspC domain-containing protein, giving the protein MSALARPREGRVLGGVCAALARRFGTSATTMRVIFVVSCLLPGPQFLLYLALWILLPGEKSPSAAW